The window GCTGGGCGACGGTCCGGAAGTCCCGCCCGATGTCACCGCGCCGCAAACGGTGCGACTCGCCATGTGGATCTACGGATTGCGAGCGGCCTTGCGCTCGGGTGATCTCGGCAGATTCCGAAAGGCGATGCGCGAGGGGCGCGAATTGCTCGACTGGCCCGGCGATCCAGCGCCCATGAAGGCGCAATGGCCGGCGCTGGTCGAGATCGCGCGCACGGCCTTGCGCCAGCGTATCAGCCTGCAGGCGGCGTCGACGCGCGATATCGAGTGGAATGGGCCGGACGAGTAACGCTGGCGGGACAGCGCCCCTCTCTGTCCTGCCGGACATCTCCCCCACTTGGGGGAGATCAGCAGCTTCGGCGCCTCGCCCATTCTGCCACGTCGGTAATTGGCGAAATCGGCGATGGCAGCCAATCTCCCCACCTGTGGGGGAGATGTCCGGCAGGACAGAGAGGGGCGCGAAGGAACGCGACGCCGCCGTCGTCATCAACTCTGAGGACTGATCAAACGCTACCCGCAGCCGCTACTGACCCGCGGCTTCACATAAAGCTGTAGGCCTAAAGCCTTGACTACAGCCAGCAGCGTGCTGAGAGGTGGATCGCTCTCGCTCAACGCCTTGTAAAGCGCCTCCGGCGTCATTCCGGCTTCTTTTGCAACGGCATTCAAGCCGATGGAGCGCGCCACACTGCTGAGAGTGTGAGTGATAATCTTGGGCTCGCCATCCTCAAATGCGGCTCGACAAAGGCTAAGCGTTCTTCAGGGGTCTTGAGATGATCAAGGATATCGAAACGCGCGGTCTCAAGAGGCATCGCTCCATCTCCTTGAATTAGAGCTTATACCTAAAGCTCGATCTGGTGCACCCTCGCCTCACTCGCGGCAGCCGGCAGCTTGCCATCCATGATGGCGGCGATGTCGCGGCGCAGGAAATCCAGCGGGCCGATCACCGGCAGGGTTTGCGGCGCGAAGCGGGCGTTGTCGCTTGCCGATTTCAGCACACGGCGATCTTGCTGAAGGGCGATGTTGAACAAAGGCCTGAAGGCCAGCGCCTTGAGCTCGCCAAGCCAGCCCTGCCGCCGTCCGATCAGCCAGCCGACACCCTCGACGGTGCGCTCGTCCGCTTGGCGCAGATGA is drawn from Mesorhizobium sp. B1-1-8 and contains these coding sequences:
- a CDS encoding DNA-binding protein, encoding MARSIGLNAVAKEAGMTPEALYKALSESDPPLSTLLAVVKALGLQLYVKPRVSSGCG